The DNA region TAAGCATAGCGCGATCGCCACAAATAAACATTAATTTTTCAGTATTCTGCTCAAAAATTTCAAAATAAGGCAAAAAATATTAGATACCAGTAGGCACCGTTTGTGCTTCAAAAGTCAGAAAACTACTGTTCCAGGATAATCTTGCTTTTTCAGTTCAACAAGAGACCTTCACAAAGAATTTTTATGAAACTTTGGTGAACTAATTTAGTAGTTTTATTTACCCTCATTAGGGCGCTCATCCCGTCAAATCTACGGTTACTAGCCATTGGCTAAAACTTTTTAAGCGAAAATATAGACTCGCTAGACTCGTCGATCGAAATAAGGTTTGTTAAAGTGGCGTCAGTCTGCCTCTGAAGAATTAATCAGCCACATAACCAGGGTGTGATGAGCCAAACTGTACCTGATCGTCTTTTATTCGCCTTTTTGAATCAATTCAAGTTAATCAGCTTAGTAGGCACGAGCGCACTAGCTGCGTGCCTGCTAAAAACGAGTGTGATACAACCTGCTCACGCCAATTCTGTAGAACAGGGTAAACACGTTGAATCGCAATATCAGATAACGCAACTGCCAAGCTTACCGGCGCAAAACCTTGCGCCACCAAATTTCTCTGATATTCAACCTCAGCAGGTAAATCCTAACTACAATCAGTTTTTGCCAATTCCTACTCCTCTGCCGAATGGAGTTGCGCAACCGCCATCGATGGTTCCGGCAAGAACATGGCAGCAAGAACTTTCAGCAAGAAGTCAAAGCCCGTATCCGCCTTTGGTTGCGACACCACAGCCTTATATGCAGGGTGCTGGAAATGCCCCAGGTGTCATACCGCAACCTTATGCGCCGCAAGTTCCGAATCACAATGCTTATCCTTATGGCGTTATCGGACAACCGCTTTATGTCCAAACAGCACCTACACCACTACCCGTTCCCGCGAGTCCTGGAGTTCCGCAACCAAATTCTACCAGTGGTAATGCGCTACCACCAGCACCAGGCAATAATTTGAACGGCATGATGGTTCCTTACGGAGTGGTTCCCTATGCAGTGCCAGGACAACCGCCGTACTTACCAGCGCCAGCAATGCCGCAACCGAATGCGATCAGTGGCACAGTTGTGCCGCTACCACCAAGCAATAATTTGAACGGCATGATGGTTCCTTACGGGATGATTCTTTATGCACCCGTAGGACAAGCACCGTACTTACCACCGCCGGTAATGCCGCAACCGAATGCGATCAGCAATAATTTGAACGGCGTGATGGTTCCTTATGCAGTGCCAGGGCAATTGCCGTACCTACCACCATCGGTGATGCCGCAACCGAACACTGCAGGAAATGCGGTCAACCAAGGTAGTTTGACATCCTACTATGCTCCAAGTGGTATACCGATCGCCAATCCAAATACAGCAATGGGGCAACAATTACCGACACCTAGTAACCCCTTTACTCCTGTTGGTTCCTACTTTGCCCCAGTCACAACGCAATTACCTGCACTACCCAATGCAGCACCGCCGAGCGCTCCTAATCCAAGTTTAGCACCAATTCCGCAAACACCTGCCAACCCAATTCCAGCACCACCGGCAACACAACCTACGTTGGATAGCCAACCGGTCAGCGCTTCAGCTTTACAGTTACAAGGCGTGTATTCTTATCAAGGCGATGAGTCTTCGGCACGCGCCCGCGTAGGTGCGGTGTATCCTCTTGCACCACGAGTGTTAGTAGGTGCTACTGTCGATTTAACCGATGGCAATGCGTTTGCTGATTCGCGTACTCAAGGATTAAGCCTCAATGAGTTTTATTTAGCAACTTCGCTAGAAAACGTGCCTAACCTGCGGTTCGTGATTGGTCAACTTGATTTGACTTCCTACTTTGACCGCAATAGCTTTGCTAAAGATGGAGCATCGCAGTTTTTTAATTCCGTTTTCCAAACAAACCCAGCTTTGGTGAGTGCGGGCGTTAACTCGCGTCCTGGTGCTTTGGTAAACTGGTCAATCACGGATAACATTGAGGCTAAAGCTGCGGTGTTTTCTTCTGCGCGGGCGATTGGGGATTTTGCCCTCGACGGTTTCGCGACCGAAGTCGGAATTCGTTATGGCAATGCGATCATTCGTGGGACTTATGCGACAGCGCGTGATGCGGGAACTCAAGACGGTTTCCAAGAAGCGTTTCAAGTAGTAAGAAGTGACAGTGAAACAGGAATTTTACGTGCCGATCGCGAGGAATCATACGGTGTCAATGCCGAAGTTTACATTCCTAATCTCAAAATGGGAATATTTGGTCGTTACGGTCGCTATGAAAACCGCGATTTAGACCTAGGAGGCGATACTTATAGTCTGGGTGTCAGCTTTTTGGATGTTTTTTCCCCAGATGACAGGCTAGGTTTAGCTTATGGGAGAAGTTTGTCGAATGATAAACTGCGTCGCCAAGCTGGGAATGATAGACCTGATGTGCTGGAGTTGTACTATGATTTTCGCTTTCTCTCTAATTTGCGATTGGGTTTTACATTTCAAGAACGCAACGACTTCTCTGAAACAATTTTCGGATTTCGACTTAAAACCGAGTTTAACGTAAGTCCCATCGAGAGTATCTTCCAATGAGGCAGCTTTGTTCTTACATAGTACCTTTTGCGCTGTGTGCAGGATTAATCGGCACTCCAGCTTTAGAAATTGTAAATCTTGGTGTTCCCGTAGCTCAAGCACAAGCACTGCCAGCCGAAGTGCGTAGAGGATATACGCTCCTGGATCAAGGCTTAGTCAAGGATGCGATCGCTGCTTTTCAACAAGCTGTTCGTCGCTATCCACAATCTATTCCCGCGAAACTCGGCTTAGCGATCGCCTATAGACGACAGGGACAAATTTCTGATGCGTGGGATACTTATCAACAAGTCTTGGCACAGGAACCCAATAATCAATTAGCGCTCAAAAGTGTTGGCCTTCTCGGTAGCTATCGCCCTGATTGGCAAGCAAGCGGGATTGAAGCACTGACGACGTTGCTAAGTTTTAATCCCAACGACACCGAAGCCCGTGCTCAACGTGCGTTACTTTACGGATACCAAGGACGGTTTGCGGAAGCTTTAGCAGATTATCAGACAGTTTTAGCAAACAATCCATTGCCGGAAATTTTACTGGGTGCAGCAGAAACTTTTACCAATAGCGGTAACTATCAACAAGGTTTAGAACTTTTTAATCGCTATCGTGCGACGGGAAAATCCATTTCTGGCTATGCGGCGATCGCCTACGCGCGGGCTTTACGCCAAACTGGCAATCCCGCAGGTGCAATTCAAGTTCTCGAACCACAAGTGCAAGCTGCCCAAATTGACGATCGCATCATTCAAGCGCGCGCTGAACTATCGTTAGCTTACTTAGCAAATCAACAATTTACTGAAGCTTTAGCAATTTTAGATCCTTTGCAAGGTAGAGTTGACGCAATTTTACCTTTGGCGCGATCGCTCAATGAAATTCGTCTGCGAACGAATGCAGCAGGACTTGCAGAACGCGTTGCAAACCTTTACAGTCAAGCCCTTGCGCAAGCAGTCACTCCTAATCTGCAACTTTTACGCGAAGCTGCTGATGTTTTTCGGGGTTTACCGCAAGGACAGCAAACCGCACTAAATCTGTATCGTCAGTTAGCAATGAGTCAACCGAATGACCCTAGCATTCAAATTCAAATTCTATCGCTCGAACGTCAGCTTGGATTGATCTCGCCAGCCGATCTCAAAGGAAGGCTATATCAAGTTTTGCAAATCTTGCCAACCGATCCAACGCAACAGCAACAGTTAGCACAAGCTTTGGCACAAATTGAACCTCCAGGACCCGAATTTCTGCCTATCTACCAAAATTTACTGCTAGCAGGAGCGAATCAACCGTTTCTTAACTTCCGAATCGCGCAGCTATTATTGCAAAACAACGACTTAGAAGGTGCGAAACGCGCTTTAGCCGCTTACGCAGCCTCTCCCGCAGGCGCAACTGATCTTGCACTACAGTTACTTGCGGCAGAGATTGAGCGACGCGAAGGAAACCTAGCAGCAGCACAAACACGTTACCAAGCTTTGATTACAGGCAATATTCAAGATACCGATGTTCTTAATGCCGCACTGCAAGGACTCGCTGGAATTTACCTGAGCCAGAATCAACCTGATAATGCACTGGTACTTTACGATCAACTTCTAGCGCGTAATCCACAAGATGCTAATGTCCAACTCGGACGGGCGAGTATTGCTTACCAAGCAAACCGAATCTCGGAAGCTCAAGCAGAAGTTGTACTCAACAGTTGGCTGCAAACGCAACCTACAACTAACGCACCTGCTGAGTTATTTAGTTTAGTGGCTGCTTTACCTGCGAGTCCGCAGCGCGAAAATTTATACAACGCGCTTTTGGCAATTGATCCGAACAATATTCCGATTCAAACGCGATCGCTTCAACTTCTTGTCTCCCGCGATCCAGCACTAGCACGCGCGCGAGTTGCGCAAATCGTTGCGAGCAATCCGAACAATGTTGGTGTTTATTTTTTGCAAGGACAGCTAGCGCAAGCAATCGGCGATTTGAGTCTTGCCGACAAAGCTTATCAAACGATCTTGACGGTGCAACCCTACAATGCAGATGCGCTATCTGCTTTAGCTGGTATTCGGTTCCAGCAACGACGCTTTAACTCTGCACAACAGCTATATTCTCAAGTTTTGGCGTTGAATCCTAATGATTTAGCGATCCGTCGTACGCTCGCAAGCTTAAGTGCTGCCCAAGATAAACCTTTAGCTGCGCTCGAACAAGTAGAACAGTTGCAAGTACAACAACTTACCAACGGAACATCAGATAACGAGCTATCGCGTCAACGGCAACAACTTCAAGAAAACTTTCTCCGACGGCGAGGCTTTCAACCTTCCTGGGAACGGTATTAATGTAGCAAGCAGAGAAGAAATTATAGCAGGGGTCAGAGGTCAGGGGTCAGGGTTAAACTCTCCTCAGAGAAGTCAATACAAGCTTCTATAATGTCCTAACTCTGTTGACTATGGCTATAATTGCAGTTTTTATTTAATGAGATGGTACGATGTCAAATTCGGTTAATTAGTGATAGTGATAACAAAAATGCTGAGTAAAGGTGACTAGTGACTTACCACTAATTATTGGCAACAATACTAATATGATATGCTAATTATTTAGCTTGTAAAAATTTATTTGTTTTCTATTAGATACTTTAGTAACTGAAGAGCTACTTAGGACATAGTACAAGCTCAAAACTATTACTTTAGCTTGCTTTTAACTCTGACCTCTGACCTCTGACCCCTAATACACCACCGCACAATTACTGAATTCGAGCTTTATCTATTAGAAACTATATCAAAACTCTCAGTAAATTCGCTATTGGTTATTACCGAGAAGCAAAGCTAGATTTCAATTGTAGGTTTTTATTTAATTTTGAAAAACGAAGTTAGAGCATTCTAGCTTTATAAACGTCATGGAAAATTTTAAAGGAGGAAGATTTGTAACTTTACTATTTAATGAATATTAATTAATCGTCAATTTTATTGCAAGCTAGTATTTTACACAAAATAGGATTTATAATTTTCGATTTTTCGTATTTATATTTTAGGTAATCAGCAAGATGCAGCAACTCGCTCAAGGTAAAAGTCAGATTCAAAATACGAGCTTTTTGCCTTTAAGTTCTGCACTTGCTGTTATTGTTGCTGTCATTGGGTTAAGCGGTTGTTCCGGTTCATCGGTAGAACAATCCAAGTTACCACTGCATAACATACCAGTAACGACGCCATCTCAATCGCCTGTTGCAACCTCTGCTACAGCGAT from Chroogloeocystis siderophila 5.2 s.c.1 includes:
- a CDS encoding carbohydrate porin, translating into MIQPAHANSVEQGKHVESQYQITQLPSLPAQNLAPPNFSDIQPQQVNPNYNQFLPIPTPLPNGVAQPPSMVPARTWQQELSARSQSPYPPLVATPQPYMQGAGNAPGVIPQPYAPQVPNHNAYPYGVIGQPLYVQTAPTPLPVPASPGVPQPNSTSGNALPPAPGNNLNGMMVPYGVVPYAVPGQPPYLPAPAMPQPNAISGTVVPLPPSNNLNGMMVPYGMILYAPVGQAPYLPPPVMPQPNAISNNLNGVMVPYAVPGQLPYLPPSVMPQPNTAGNAVNQGSLTSYYAPSGIPIANPNTAMGQQLPTPSNPFTPVGSYFAPVTTQLPALPNAAPPSAPNPSLAPIPQTPANPIPAPPATQPTLDSQPVSASALQLQGVYSYQGDESSARARVGAVYPLAPRVLVGATVDLTDGNAFADSRTQGLSLNEFYLATSLENVPNLRFVIGQLDLTSYFDRNSFAKDGASQFFNSVFQTNPALVSAGVNSRPGALVNWSITDNIEAKAAVFSSARAIGDFALDGFATEVGIRYGNAIIRGTYATARDAGTQDGFQEAFQVVRSDSETGILRADREESYGVNAEVYIPNLKMGIFGRYGRYENRDLDLGGDTYSLGVSFLDVFSPDDRLGLAYGRSLSNDKLRRQAGNDRPDVLELYYDFRFLSNLRLGFTFQERNDFSETIFGFRLKTEFNVSPIESIFQ
- a CDS encoding tetratricopeptide repeat protein, whose amino-acid sequence is MRQLCSYIVPFALCAGLIGTPALEIVNLGVPVAQAQALPAEVRRGYTLLDQGLVKDAIAAFQQAVRRYPQSIPAKLGLAIAYRRQGQISDAWDTYQQVLAQEPNNQLALKSVGLLGSYRPDWQASGIEALTTLLSFNPNDTEARAQRALLYGYQGRFAEALADYQTVLANNPLPEILLGAAETFTNSGNYQQGLELFNRYRATGKSISGYAAIAYARALRQTGNPAGAIQVLEPQVQAAQIDDRIIQARAELSLAYLANQQFTEALAILDPLQGRVDAILPLARSLNEIRLRTNAAGLAERVANLYSQALAQAVTPNLQLLREAADVFRGLPQGQQTALNLYRQLAMSQPNDPSIQIQILSLERQLGLISPADLKGRLYQVLQILPTDPTQQQQLAQALAQIEPPGPEFLPIYQNLLLAGANQPFLNFRIAQLLLQNNDLEGAKRALAAYAASPAGATDLALQLLAAEIERREGNLAAAQTRYQALITGNIQDTDVLNAALQGLAGIYLSQNQPDNALVLYDQLLARNPQDANVQLGRASIAYQANRISEAQAEVVLNSWLQTQPTTNAPAELFSLVAALPASPQRENLYNALLAIDPNNIPIQTRSLQLLVSRDPALARARVAQIVASNPNNVGVYFLQGQLAQAIGDLSLADKAYQTILTVQPYNADALSALAGIRFQQRRFNSAQQLYSQVLALNPNDLAIRRTLASLSAAQDKPLAALEQVEQLQVQQLTNGTSDNELSRQRQQLQENFLRRRGFQPSWERY